CTCTAAGGTTCGGTTTGTACTCCGTGATAACTTGGCATCCATTTTCGGACACATCGATGATGACACCCCTGAAACCGGCAACTTTGCACGGCTCGAACGAGACGTACCGAGGCTTTGAACGCCGCTGCAAAATACCGGCCTTCTCGAATACCTCGTACGAGTATTCGTCCCCATCGGAGGCCTTCAGTTTTCCAACCAAGGTCACAACGTAACCTTCTATCGGAAGGTCAACCCTGATTACCTCGGGTATTTCATCAAACGAAAGAAAGCTGAGTGTAAAACGTCTTCCAGTCAAACCTTTGAATCGCACGGAAAGTTCAGAATCCTTGCCGTAAGCTCTCAATATTGCGTTGCGCAAGTTCGTGTTTATGTAATCCTCGATCGTCACACCCTATCACCCCTGAAGAACCTCACGAACTTTTCGATAAGTCCTTCGCGATCCTTGGGTACCACGGGTTCTTTAATTAGTATGGAAACAATGCGTCGGATGGAAAATGAGGGCTGTATACTCCTGTACTGCTTTACGAACAGTACCCTCTCACGAACACTTCGCTCAACACCGGGATGCTCTTTTATCAAAGTCATCGACGAGACCCTGTTGTTGAGAAACCGTTCGGAGACTTCGGCAAAACGTTCCAGCAGTTTGGTTGCTTCCTTGACGTCCTGGACCATATTCGCCA
The sequence above is a segment of the Fervidobacterium thailandense genome. Coding sequences within it:
- a CDS encoding PilZ domain-containing protein, with translation MTIEDYINTNLRNAILRAYGKDSELSVRFKGLTGRRFTLSFLSFDEIPEVIRVDLPIEGYVVTLVGKLKASDGDEYSYEVFEKAGILQRRSKPRYVSFEPCKVAGFRGVIIDVSENGCQVITEYKPNLREMLRLELTSRGTFETVQVMWYVEEEECYRFGAYIPQPSESWSTVSKTYELLGEKL